From the Octopus sinensis linkage group LG3, ASM634580v1, whole genome shotgun sequence genome, the window CTTTGAGAGAAATTGTGTAGACAGAAACTACATGGAAACCCAATGGGTTGATTGTACCTGTAAATCAAAGCTCCAGCCTTGTCATTTATTCTCTTACTGATTTGGTGTGAAAGTTATGTTAATATcacatatgtctgtggaatactcagccagttaCATGTTCATTTAATGATACAGAGTAGTTCAGTTGTTCAGTTGACAAAATAGTCGAAACCAAAGACGGATCTATCATTcctttttctgagttcaaattttgcagaggtcaactttgcttttcatcccttcagggtcagtaaaaGGCAGTACTTATCAAGTACTGGGATTATTGTAATTGACTTGtttcctctcctcaaaattgctggccctgatCCTTGAAGCATGCCTGTGTtctgatcttggtcacttatatgCTATGGAAACTGGATAACTGGCTTTATGAGtcttgagaaaaatatttaaaaaaaggtactTTCAGGTACTCAAAATTACTAAAGTTTGTAATTATGTTAGCATTCTACACCTTATGAGATAACATCTAGTCTACCACAAGGATCCATTCTTGAACCCCTGTTGtttgttgcatatattaatgacatagatgccaacttgaaGAATcttacagtattgaaatatgcaggtgatatcaagctgtaccttgagatAAAAAGAACAGTTTCTATATGCTGTAGATCTTTCTTggaatcagacctggacacaatgcagcaatggattacTGACTGACagctcaagctggctgtggacaagtgcacCATCATGcatttgggaggaaaaacccagcttTTACAGACTTCCTCTACAACACCATCTTTAAGAAGTCTGCTAGTGATGTGATCTAGGTATTATTGTTAAGTAATTTGTGTTGGACAAAccacatctctaaaattgtcaagtaGGTTGAGGGTGTTTTAGCATTAATCAGTAGGAACTTTGTCAGCCGTTCTCCAGCTGTCTATTTAAAGCTATATATGGCTATGGTGCATCCACACTTAGAGTTTGCATCGCCAGTCTGGAACCTCTATCTTGCTCAGCATATCAATCTTCTAGAAACTGTTCAGAGCAGATGAACACCTgccatcaggcatctaccatactctgaatgtctcgcctccctgggcatggacacatctggcaactgacttcGCAGACATCCACAAGATTATCTACCATCTTTCCAACTTCTACTTGTCTAATGCTCATGGATATGCTTACAAAATCCAAAAACAACACAGTATccaagacttttggaaacattcatttcatgcttggaattgctgaagcatggaataaaataCTTTAGCTTTTGGGGTCATTAcagccttcaaaacttccatgctttcttaAGTTTGCCAACACCTGATGCCCCTCcgcttttttttctaaataacttgttcactgttcacttcccgtGCATATTCTGTGTTCTGTTCATGCACTTTTAGCTAcacttttctgatgagttgtagtgcacctgttaccattccttttttattttgtatttttcatgttttttaaaaaaacaaattcattCTACTGATAGTTCATTGTTTTCACTTCAGTCTGGTGCAGAGGATGTGAAAAACCACCGATGGTTTAAAGGTATTAAATGGACTGACGTAAGGGAAAGAAAGCTGAAGGTATaaggatggttttttttttatttaaatattttgtaatctacatacaaacattagcaaatacatgtttgtgcacacacgcacatacgcacacacacacacacacacatggacatacacttATTTGTTATGATTTATAATTATGAACTTTGGTTCACTAAAATTTTATATCAGCTATGGGTTAAACCTCAGATCTGATGCTTGCCACCCTACCCACACCTTGCAGGAAAATATAATAAGGAAAAGTAAGAAATATTATAtcctaatatgtatgtgtgtgtgtgtgtgtatgtatgtaatgcatgcatacatgcattttccTCTGATGAGGGCACCAACTAAACAGAGATGTTCATTGTGCTCTCATCAAAGGAAATTCGTTTTGGAAACACGGAGTTCCCTGCTTGCCAACTAGTGAACGAAAAGGGTGCAGTTAACAACAAGTTTTGGATGCAAATGGAATCAGTCAAAGGAAGATAACTCTATCTTGCCCAGAAGCAAtttcgctcatatatatatatatatatatatatatatatcttttttttttttttaccgcccacaaggggttaaacacagaggggacaaacaaagacagacaaatggattaagtcgattacattgaccccagtgcgtaactggtacttaatttatcgaccccgaaaggatgaaaggcaaagtcgacctcggcggaatttgaactcggaacgtaacgacagacgaaatacggctacgcatttcgcccggcgtgctaacgattctgccagctcgtcgatatatatatatatatatatatatatatatatatatgtacacacacatatatattcttagataCTAAGATAAGTTTTGGCCAGAactggtccaggccatgtctgacTTAACACCTGGAAAAGACATTTAATGATGTTTCATATGAGTCATTCTTTGGGCACCATAGCCCATTCAAGTgaagagttattgtttgcagagGTATATCTGGGTCTAGGTGGTTTACCTGGAATTTGTTGGAGATATTCATCCAGGAACTATTTGAATGTTAGTGGATCTAATTCTTCTCTTATGTGTCTTGGCAGCTCCAACAGTTCAGGGTTGAAACACCCGATGAATGTTGGATTCCATCTGACAACATCAGTTCCTCGTGGCCAAGGCTCCATTCACTTTGGTGAATGGATAAAGTACCTCCTTATAGGTGTTATTAACATACCTACTTATACATGTGTTTGTCTATATCTAAATTTATGTGTGTTCAGGTGTAAGGAGAATAGTAAAGAAGAAAAcacagcaaaagagagagagagagagagagagagagcacagagCAGACAATAGTcttctgcatcacatgaccaaaagAGCAGACAACCTGTCACATGATCAATGAACAAGATAAAACAACTCTGTTTACTATAAAATGTAATTCAAATGGTGGGATAAATTTTGTtcaagtgtggctgtgtagtaagaagcttgcttttcaacaaTGTGAACCCTGGTACAGCATCTTGGTCATCTTCAGCTTTAGCCCTGCTtgactaaagccttctgagtggacaTTCTGGTTAATGGACATTGCATTGAaaaaagcttgttgtgtgtgtatgtatttacgtatgtgtgtatatatatatgtccagcaTTCGGGCTGTTCGGGCTTAGCCCAAGTATAAAATTAGTAAAGTGAACGtatatttgcaagctgatttaatttctgccaacactgacttcaagtatgtaatttcaGCCAATAACTCAAGCTCCTTTTAATGAGCCTTgttgcagttcatttattttcgttcagcaTCTGGCAATTGTCTTAgaggtgccctgtgtcaaaatatattcatagCAGACCTTCTCTTGACATCATTCACACATGCTGACttgggctcagaagttacagcccgagcTGTTATctataaacataaaaattaaaagtaattcaaattcaatgttttcttgaaacaataaatttcaatagggattaggatttaaattccaatctatgaaaagtttccattcTATAATATTCctaaaggaacgaaaaattatccagcaactcgggctaatacgaaCAAGCCTGGCAGGTGTAAAAGATTAAAGGCACTCAGCTGTCGTtgtttgattgctgttattctgtgagTCTGTGTACAAAGATCAGTTGtattttgcagggttgctttatctttttcccttaacttagaaatggagaaagacatagtcctagatataaaaaataagccatttggggctagaaatattgCGGAATAACATGAAATTCTGTGATGAGCCCgagtgacgctgatgacctggcattgcttctgatatatatatgtgtgtgtatatatacataaacgtatgaaATAGACCTTCTAATCAAGGGCGTTCCAACCTCAACTATCTTGTCTTTTAGGGATATGTTGGATTGACATTATGTAATACATTCTTTTTAGGATTTGTATGTGTAGTTTGTTGTTTCTGGAGGATCAAAGATAACACAAAACCCCTTCCCTAGTTGCCTGGTAGTGTATGGAATTGTTGACTAAAGTACTCAATGACTGCATAAatcgcatgtgtgtgcatatatatatatatatatataggtaggcatgcttgattatatatgcatgtgtgaagggGAGGGGTGATATGAAAGACACAGGAAGACAGGCAGAGTTaatgtgaaagagaaaatgaaagagtgaaataaatttattttgatgtCACATTGCACTGAATGACAACGAACTAGAATGAGCAAGAGGAAGTGacctgtttgatatatatatatatatatatattattattattattattattattatcatgacatGGTAGTTAAATAAGTTTGGTATGCCTTTGCATAGGGGGAAAGATAATAAATGTATCAGGAAAAACAAAGGTGGAGATTGTCAAGTTTGTAATTCCCATCAGATTTTCTTCCGACAAATttatgtttgtgttactgttgcAACACAAATATGAATTTACCTTTAATATcttgctttgttttcttctttttcagccTCCTATTGTCCCTAAAATTAGTCATGCCGGTGATACGAATAACTTTGAAGAATATCCAGATGAAGACACAAAATTTGTAGAGGAAGCTACACCAGATGATGTTGCACTGTTTACAGACTTTTAAGAAATCTCT encodes:
- the LOC115209781 gene encoding cAMP-dependent protein kinase catalytic subunit PRKX, whose product is IDPRTCFLCPPFFDDNPFDIYEKILIGKITWPKSMDPVAKDLIKKLLVHDRTRRLGNMKSGAEDVKNHRWFKGIKWTDVRERKLKPPIVPKISHAGDTNNFEEYPDEDTKFVEEATPDDVALFTDF